Genomic window (Pseudopipra pipra isolate bDixPip1 chromosome 7, bDixPip1.hap1, whole genome shotgun sequence):
tcctcagtCATTGCTAGAACTCTGATTTTTTGTGTGTCTTACCTTATTACAAATGTTTAACCCTCTATAGTGCCCTTCTTAGGAAAACCTTCCATCACTTCCACTGGGACGTTTGCCTTCAAAGTGAAAGTTAGAGTTGAGTGCATTGGGTGAAGTTCTGATCTGCCCTCTGAACAAAATATTTGCTGCAATAGTCTTTCAGTACATAAGAACTAGGCTTCAGGATTTCCCTTTTAATGGTATTTCTCCTCAGCCAGTGCAACGAGGTTCAAAGACATCTCGTGTGGAGTAGTGATGTACCCACTCCCTCCCTGGCTAAGAAATGCTGCATCTGGGAGGCTGGTGTTCTGGCTGGCCCAGCTGGAGAACATTGAATTCCTTTGGCAGTCAGAATATGTTTAGATACCATTGGTATTGTTCATTTGCACTACAGTAGGATACACAGAGAAAACCAGTATCTAGCTATTTAATTGCTGAGAAACAAAGATGACCAGCCCAATGACCATGTCTTTATACTTTATAGGATTTTTAAGTCAGTCACCAAATGTAAAAACATAAAGGAGCAAAATTACTGTAGACTTCTAGTTTGGCTACCTGTGGAGTTCAGAATGACAGTTGCCTTTTAGACCCAATATTAAcatatgcaaatatttaaagaatgaCCAAAACTTGGATACTAAgtgttcttaaaaaaatcagattcatCAGGGCCATGACTCCATGGACTCCAATGGCTCCATGGACTTCAGATCAGATCTGAGGAAATTCAGAATCGGCCCAATGCTAGTTGTAACaagctttagaaaaaaactcataaaatttatttttacagattaCTGCAGAAAGATCTGCTACATTCTGCAGTCTCTCCATATTTTCAATGATAGGAAGATTTCAGTGTGATAGGAATCACCATTTTCCataggatattaaaaaaagatcaGTCTATTAATGATTAACAGAGcgtgtattaaaaaaaatttactggGTATTACTTTCTGAAAATATAGTGACAGAGTATAAGAGTAGTATTTTTAGTTTCAAATTAGCTTAATTAGGGTTAATCAAGTATTCTTTAACTTCAGTTACAGCTGTAGTTGACTGGCCATTTCAAAGACCAGACCTTCAACATCTGGGTCTATTAATAGATCTGTTGCTGATTTACACATGGTGGTCTCATGACAGAAGCAAGATTTTTGTCATTTGCCAAAGTGAATGTTAAAAGGTGGTACAATTAAAAAACCAGCCTCTTCTGGCACTTGCAAAACTTTTTGCTTGCATTATTTCTTTAGTTTAGGCTGCATGTAgaagaaaaatgccaaaaaGATGCAGAAATGTATAAATAAGTATGTTTTAAATATCAGCAGCACACAAATATACTATTGATTCAATTAAAGTTGCAGACTTTACTAATGCAAAACTAACATAAAGGTACAGAGCTCAGCAAAGCTACCAATGATGTGAGGATTATTTGTGGCTTTGCTGTTCTATACAAATCATGAAGATGAAGAATTTCCATGAAATCATCTCATTTCAGTGGTCACATTTATATGTGTAAAACTCACATTTTCACTATAAAACCTCATATATTGAAAGAAAACTAGGATTTAACACTCTAAAGCAGATTTCTAGGTGGATGGCCTTGCTGCATGTCTGcatctttcttcctctccattCCATCATTCGTACCAAGGTGTTGTAAGCCACATGACTTGCCTGCCTGTAAGTGCTTTAAATAATATTGttataaaacccaaacaaactaCTTCAGATTTCCTTGCAGCCACGAAGATGGAATTCCGTGTCCAGGAGGGCGCACGCCCTTTTGCAGCAGGACCATTGGACACAAAGCAACATGAATCTGGGAAAGACAGTAAGACTGTTGAGCAACCTAAATACGATGCCTTAGTTCCACAGCCAGCAAAAACAGAGGCTGTAGATAAAAAGGAACCAGAGAGCAAAGACAAAATGCCTTCACCTCCATCAGAAAAGGTCTTGGATACTGATTCACAGAAGAAAGGGGAAGCCAGTTTTGCAGAACCTGCTGCCAAACCTCCTGCTCCTCAAGAACAGAAGGACTTGTCATCTCAACTGCCTAAAGGGAGCAGGGCAGAAGAAAGGACTGCAGGTGTGCCCTCATCAACCAACCAAGTTATGTCTATCAAATTTCCAGACGACCTTAAAGATGTCCAAGGTGTTGCCATCAGCTGTGGTGAAAGTTCTCTATTGCTACCAGAACACAAGGCAGAAGCAGCTAAAAGTGAACTTCCTTCAGGCCCATCTCCTGCTGTCCCCCAGGAGCTTTCGCTCAAAGACgccttcaaaacaaaacaggagcCCAGTAACCAACTGTTTGCCAAAGACCTCAGTAAAGACGAACAGATCCACGGAGACAGGATGTTAGCTCTGCAAGAAGTCTCAGCACTAACTGTAGATGGCCTGAAAACACCAAGCaccccaaaaatccctccaTGGGGGGAGGAAAAGGACATGACCAAGGATGAGAGTGATGAGGAAGAAAGGTATGACTTCTATGATAAAGGGGAGGCTCGAATATTAGATGATGGTAAATTAACCACAAAACCTGAAGTTAAAACAATTGCCCTAGACAAAGCAGACTTTCAGAAGGATGGTGAAACTAAAAAGTCACCTGATActctcaaaacagaaaaagaaaaggaccaAAGTGTGCTCCCAGCAACAATAGACATGAAAAAGGAGGCAGAGCCAAGCACACAGCTACTCCCAGCCAAGTTAAGCCATGAATGGACTCTTGAGAAAACAGTAGAGCACCCTGATACCACTCAGTTATCCGGAGTAATAGAGAAAGCCCCTGAGGCACCAGGTTTAACCACTGAAAAGACTTCTAGTATTGAagaaaaagatgttaaaaaagaTGCCAAGGAGGATAAGACAAGTGTTTCAGCTCCTCATCAaatgaaagaggaggaagatcGTTCAGGAATGTCGAAGTATTTTGAAACCTCTGCTCTGAAAGAGGAAGCCTTCAAAGCAGATGGTCTGAAACAAGGCAGTGATTACTATGAGCTAAGTGACACTAAAGAGAGTATATATGAGCCTTATCAGAGAGGTCGTCTAATACCAGaagatgaagaggaggaggaggaggaggaggaagaattaCAGACAGAATTAAATCAGCAGCAGGCTGTGCATGCTCACGAAATGGGGTACAGTACCCTGGCTCAGAGCTATACACCAGACACATCCGAAGAACCCAGCTCCCCAACAGAAAGAATGTTCACTATTGACCCCAAAGTCTATGGGGATAAGAGAGAActtcacagtaaaaataaagatgatcTGACTCTGAGCAGGAGTTTGGGACTTGGGGGGAGATCTGCAATTGAACAGAGAAGTATGTCTATTAACTTGCCCATGTCTTGCCTGGATTCAATAGCTCTAGGATTTAGCTTTGGTCGTGCACATGATCTTTCTCCCCTGGCTTCAGATATTCTAACTAACACTAGTGGAAGTATGGATGAAGGTGATGACTACTTGCCAGCAACCACACCAGCACTGGAGAAGGCCCCCTGCTTCCCCATTGATAGTAGAGAGGAAGATGAGCACgttgcagaagaaaaagcaacaccAGAAGAAAAAGTCCAGCCTGAAACCTCAGTTGAATCATCTTTCCAGGCCAAAGATTATTACAAAAATGGGGCTGTCCTGGCTCCTGACCTGCCTGAAATGTTAGACTTGGCAGGGACAAGATCTAGATTAGCCTCTGTGAGTGCAGATGCTGAGGTGGCGCAGAAGAAGCCAGTTCCTTCTGACGCTGTTGTGGaagacagcagcacagctctgccacctgTGACAGATGAAAACCACGTAATTCTTAAAGCTGAAAGTCAGCTGGAAGACTTGGGCTACTGTGTGTTCAATAAGTACACAGTCCCACTCCCTTCTCCAGTTCAGGACAGTGAGAATTTAACGAGTGAAACCTGTCCCTTCTACGAAGGCACAGAGGAAAAACTGAGACGCGGCTTGGCTCCCGACTTGTCTTTAGTGGAAGTGAAGCTGGCAGCCgctgaaaaatcaaaagaagaATTCCTTAGGGAAAAGGACTTAGGTCAGCATGGTGAGTCAATTCTGGTGAGGGACTtggagcaggagaaaaaagagaagctaGATACTGTGCTAGAAAGAAGTGAATATCAAGTTGACTCTAAAGAGGTCTGTCCCATTAAAGGAGCAGAGCCAGAGAAGACAAGAGCTGAGGCAAtgtcagaaaggaaagaagaaagtgtGACTGGTAAAGTTCATTTACCTGGTGATACCATGTTTGACAGAATACCTGCTTCACAGATAGCAGTAGAAAAGGATTCTGTTTCTTTGTTGATAGAGAAAGAGAAGACTCTTAGTGTTGTTCCTGAAATAGCTGAGACAGAAGCTTTGGTAAAACCAGATTACAATGCTATAAAGCACGATATGGAAGTAGCTGCAAGGAGAGCTGACCAAGAAAATCAGAGTCAGTTAGATGCTAAGATTGGTGAGGTTGTTTCCTCTGTTAAAAGAGCAGAGGCTGAACCCAAAGACGCTCAGCAGAAAGATGAGACCATGTTCTCCAGAGAAGCAAAGGATGCAGATGTGCTTTCCAAGACTGAGCCTAGTTACATGAAGGAAGGCACCAAACTgtcagaaacagaaattaaggaaaaagTTCCTAAGCCTGATCTGGTACATCAAGAGGCAGTTGATAAAGAGGAGTCTTATGAATCTAGTGGAGAGCATGACCAAGCCCAGGAAGGTTTGAATGGAGAATCTGTGAAACCAGAGGATGTCAAAGCAGAACCTCCAAAACCTCCCATGTCTGGGGAAGAGTTACCTGCAGAGTTACCAGCAAAGGAGACTTCTATGGAGCAGCTCCTTTC
Coding sequences:
- the MAP2 gene encoding microtubule-associated protein 2 isoform X27 translates to MAEDRKDEAKAPHWTSGQLTEASSHPHSPEIKDQGGSGAGLVRSANGFPYREDEEPRLGGHEQLGTYAQTKENGINGELSTGDRDTAEEVSARIVQVVTAEAVAVLKGEQEKEAQHKDQPGPLPLAVEESANLPPSPPPSPASEQTGALEEATKMEFRVQEGARPFAAGPLDTKQHESGKDSKTVEQPKYDALVPQPAKTEAVDKKEPESKDKMPSPPSEKVLDTDSQKKGEASFAEPAAKPPAPQEQKDLSSQLPKGSRAEERTAGVPSSTNQVMSIKFPDDLKDVQGVAISCGESSLLLPEHKAEAAKSELPSGPSPAVPQELSLKDAFKTKQEPSNQLFAKDLSKDEQIHGDRMLALQEVSALTVDGLKTPSTPKIPPWGEEKDMTKDESDEEERYDFYDKGEARILDDGKLTTKPEVKTIALDKADFQKDGETKKSPDTLKTEKEKDQSVLPATIDMKKEAEPSTQLLPAKLSHEWTLEKTVEHPDTTQLSGVIEKAPEAPGLTTEKTSSIEEKDVKKDAKEDKTSVSAPHQMKEEEDRSGMSKYFETSALKEEAFKADGLKQGSDYYELSDTKESIYEPYQRGRLIPEDEEEEEEEEEELQTELNQQQAVHAHEMGYSTLAQSYTPDTSEEPSSPTERMFTIDPKVYGDKRELHSKNKDDLTLSRSLGLGGRSAIEQRSMSINLPMSCLDSIALGFSFGRAHDLSPLASDILTNTSGSMDEGDDYLPATTPALEKAPCFPIDSREEDEHVAEEKATPEEKVQPETSVESSFQAKDYYKNGAVLAPDLPEMLDLAGTRSRLASVSADAEVAQKKPVPSDAVVEDSSTALPPVTDENHVILKAESQLEDLGYCVFNKYTVPLPSPVQDSENLTSETCPFYEGTEEKLRRGLAPDLSLVEVKLAAAEKSKEEFLREKDLGQHGESILVRDLEQEKKEKLDTVLERSEYQVDSKEVCPIKGAEPEKTRAEAMSERKEESVTGKVHLPGDTMFDRIPASQIAVEKDSVSLLIEKEKTLSVVPEIAETEALVKPDYNAIKHDMEVAARRADQENQSQLDAKIGEVVSSVKRAEAEPKDAQQKDETMFSREAKDADVLSKTEPSYMKEGTKLSETEIKEKVPKPDLVHQEAVDKEESYESSGEHDQAQEGLNGESVKPEDVKAEPPKPPMSGEELPAELPAKETSMEQLLSKAEHLREEPAEIQMESIPQPAEGAEKIPDTAVKPMLPCEVAAGATKGEEHEEEEVEVEQEEKEEDKQHLVSEMPPGFGEPAAEEMLAKGSPEAVPELKGIIESVVTVEDDFITVVQTTVDEGESASHSVRFAATQQEDIETGDSQAEEELEVEEVEIEPKEGSPEAPASPQREEILLTDYKTEICDDYKDETTIDDSVMDTDSLWADTQDDDRSIMTEQLETVPKEEKAERELRRSSLDKHKKEKPFKTGRGRISTPERKIAKKEPSTLSRDEVRRKKAVYKKAELAKKTEVQAHSPSRKIILKPAIKYTRPTHLSCVKRKQTAGGETNQAPGVFKQAKEKLSDGVSKSPEKRSSLPRPSSILPPRRGASGDRDREENSLSLTASLSSSVRRTTRSEPIRSRTGKSGTSTPTTPGSTAITPGTPPSYASRTPGTPGTPSYSRTPHTPGTPKSAILVPTEKKVAIIRTPPKSPATPKQLRVINQPLPDLKNVRSKIGSTDNIKYQPKGGQVQIVTKKIDLSHVTSKCGSLKNIHHKPGGGRVKIESVKLDFKEKAQAKVGSLENAHHVPGGGNVKIDSQKLNFREHAKARVDHGAEIITQSPGRSSVASPRRLSNVSSSGSINLLESPQLATLAEDVTAALAKQGL